In a genomic window of Rhinolophus ferrumequinum isolate MPI-CBG mRhiFer1 chromosome 2, mRhiFer1_v1.p, whole genome shotgun sequence:
- the TNK2 gene encoding activated CDC42 kinase 1 isoform X7, with protein sequence MPPARRFPGLELSFPLLARLRRRLYTRLGTSSMQPEEGTGWLLELLSEVQLQQYFLRLRDDLNVTRLSHFEYVKNEDLEKIGMGRPGQRRLWEAVKRRKALCKRKSWMSKVFSGKRLEAEFPPHHSQSTFRKTSPTPGGPAGEGPLQSLTCLIGEKDLHLFEKLGDGSFGVVRRGEWDAPSGKTVSVAVKCLKPDVLSQPEAMDDFIREVNAMHSLDHRNLIRLYGVVLTPPMKMVTELAPLGSLLDRLRKHQGHFLLGTLSRYAVQVAEGMGYLESKRFIHRDLAARNLLLATRDLVKIGDFGLMRALPQNDDHYVMQEHRKVPFAWCAPESLKTRTFSHASDTWMFGVTLWEMFTYGQEPWIGLNGSQILHKIDKEGERLPRPEDCPQDIYNVMVQCWAHKPEDRPSFVALRDFLLEAQPTDMRALQDFEEPDKLHIQMNDVITVIEGRAENYWWRGQNTRTLCVGPFPRNVVTSVAGLSAQDISQPLQNSFIHTGHGDSDPRHCWGFPDKIDELYLGNPMDPPDLLSVELSTSRPTQHLGRVKREPPPRPPQPAIFTQKPTYDPVSEDQDPLSSEFKRLVLRKPGLPRGLWLAKPSARVPGTKAGRGGNGEVTLIDFGEEPVVPAPRPCAPSLAQLAMDACSLLDKTPPQSPTRALPRPLHPTPVVDWDARPLPPPPAYDEVAQDEDDFEVCSINSTLVGAGVSPGPTQGETHYAFGPEQPRLLPPVEDNLFLPPQGGGKLPSSAQTEEIFQALQQECMRHLQVPARSLGSSPSPVSDDRPQVPPRVPIPPRPARPRGELSPALSGEEETGRWPGPASPPLVPPREPVSPQSSRTPSPLVPRGSSPLPPWLSSSPGKTMPTTQSFASDPKYATPQVIQAPGPRAGPCILPIVRDGKKVSSTHYYLLPERPPYLERYQRFLREAQSPEEPAPLPVPLLPPPSTPAPAAPTATVRPMPQAAPDPKANFSTNNSNPGARPPALRATARLPQRACPGDGPEAARPADKIQMGP encoded by the exons ATGCCACCAGCTCGTCGGTTCCCTGGCCTCgagctctccttccctctcctggccAGACTACGGCGAAGACTCTACACA AGGCTGGGGACCAGCAGCATGCAGCCGGAGGAGGGCACAGGCTGGCTGCTGGAGCTGCTGTCAGAGGTGCAGCTGCAACAGTACTTCCTGCGGCTCCGCGACGACCTCAATGTTACCCGCCTGTCCCACTTTGAGTATGTCAAGAATGAGGACCTGGAGAAGATTGGCATGGGCCGGCCTG gCCAGAGGCGGCTGTGGGAGGCTGTGAAGCGGAGAAAGGCCCTGTGCAAACGCAAGTCCTGGATGAGCAAG GTATTCAGTGGAAAGCGGCTGGAGGCTGAGTTCCCTCCTCATCACTCTCAGAGCACCTTCCGGAAGACCTCGCCCACCCCCGGGGGCCCAGCGGGGGAGGGGCCCCTGCAGAGCCTCACCTGCCTCATTGGGGAGAAAGACCTGCATCTCTTTGAGAAGCTCGGAGATGGCTCCTTTGGCGTGGTGCGCAGGGGCGAGTGGGATGCCCCCTCAGGGAAGACG GTGAGTGTGGCTGTGAAGTGCCTGAAGCCTGACGTGCTAAGCCAGCCAGAGGCCATGGACGACTTCATCCGGGAGGTGAACGCCATGCACTCTCTCGACCACCGAAACCTCATCCGCCTGTACGGTGTGGTGCTCACGCCACCCATGAAGATG GTGACAGAGCTGGCGCCTCTGGGATCATTGTTGGACAGGCTTCGCAAGCACCAGGGCCACTTCCTTCTGGGTACTCTGAGCCGCTATGCTGTGCAGGTTGCCGAGGGCATGGGCTACCTGGAGTCCAAGCGCTTTATCCACCGTGACCTGGCTGCCCGCAATTTGCTGTTGGCCACCCGAGACCTGGTCAAGATCGGGGACTTTGGGCTGATGCGAGCGCTACCCCAGAACGACGACCACTACGTCATGCAGGAGCATCGCAAGGTGCCCTTTGCCTG GTGTGCCCCCGAGAGCCTGAAGACACGCACCTTCTCCCATGCCAGCGACACCTGGATGTTTGGGGTGACGCTGTGGGAGATGTTCACCTATGGCCAGGAGCCCTGGATTGGCCTCAACGGCAGCCAG ATCCTGCATAAGATTGACAAGGAGGGGGAGCGTCTGCCGCGGCCAGAGGACTGTCCCCAGGACATCTACAATGTCATGGTCCAGTGCTGGGCTCACAAGCCAGAGGACAGACCCAGCTTTGTGGCCCTGCGGGACTTCCTGCTGGAG GCCCAGCCCACTGACATGCGGGCCCTTCAGGACTTTGAGGAGCCAGACAAGCTGCACATCCAGATGAATGACGTCATCACCGTCATCGAGGGGAG GGCTGAGAATTACTGGTGGCGTGGGCAGAATACTCGGACGCTGTGTGTGGGGCCCTTCCCTCGCAATGTGGTGACCTCCGTGGCTGGCCTGTCGGCCCAGGACATCAGCCAGCCTCTGCAGAATAGCTTCATCCACACAGGGCATGGCGACAGCGACCCCCGCCACTGCTGGGGCTTTCCCGACAAGATCGATGA ACTGTATCTGGGAAATCCTATGGACCCTCCCGACCTGCTGAGCGTGGAATTGAGCACCTCCCGCCCCACCCAGCATCTGGGAAGGGTGAAAA GGGAGCCTCCACCTCGCCCACCTCAGCCTGCCATCTTCACTCAGA AACCAACCTATGACCCTGTGAGCGAGGACCAAGACCCCCTGTCCAGTGAGTTCAAGAGGCTGGTGCTGCGGAAGCCAGGCCTGCCCCGTGGGCTGTGGCTGGCAAAGCCGTCGGCCCGGGTGCCGGGCACCAAGGCAGGCCGCGGCGGCAACGGCGAGGTCACACTCATCGACTTCGGCGAGGAGCCCGTGGTCCCGGCCCCACGGCCCTGTGCGCCCTCACTGGCGCAGCTGGCCATGGATGCCTGCTCCTTGCTGGACAAGACCCCGCCGCAGAGCCCCACTCGGGCCCTGCCCCGGCCCCTGCACCCCACACCTGTGGTGGACTGGGATGCCCGCCCACTGCCCCCGCCACCCGCCTACGACGAAGTGGCCCAAGACGAGGACGACTTTGAGGTCTGCTCCATCAACAGCACCCTGGTGGGCGCAGGAGTCTCCCCCGGCCCCACCCAGGGAGAGACCCACTACGCCTTTGGGCCTGAGCAGCCGCGGCTCCTCCCTCCGGTGGAGGATAACCTGTTCCTCCCGCCCCAGGGTGGGGGCAAGCTACCCTCCTCAGCCCAGACCGAAGAGATCTTCCAGGCGCTGCAGCAGGAGTGCATGCGGCACCTGCAGGTCCCGGCCCGCTCGCTGGGCTCCTCACCCAGCCCGGTGAGCGACGACAGGCCCCAGGTGCCCCCACGGGTGCCCATCCCCCCGAGGCCTGCGCGCCCACGTGGCGAGCTGTCCCCAGCCCTGTCAGGCGAAGAGGAGACAGGGCGGTGGCCTGgacctgcctcccctcccttGGTGCCTCCCCGGGAGCCTGTGTCCCCTCAAAGCTCAAGGACCCCTAGCCCCCTGGTGCCACGTGGCAGCTCCCCGCTGCCACCGTGGCTCTCAAGCTCACCTGGGAAGACCATGCCCACCACCCAGAGCTTCGCTTCAGACCCCAAGTACGCCACACCCCAAGTGATCCAGGCACCTGGCCCACGGGCCGGGCCCTGTATCCTGCCCATCGTCCGAGATGGCAAGAAGGTCAGCAGCACCCACTACTACCTGCTGCCTGAGCGCCCACCCTATTTGGAGCGCTACCAGCGCTTCCTGCGTGAGGCCCAGAGCCCCGAAGAGCCAGCCCCCCTGCCTGTGCCCCTGCTACCCCCACCCAGCaccccagcccctgctgcccccactgCCACTGTTCGTCCCATGCCCCAGGCTGCCCCAGACCCCAAGGCCAACTTCTCCACCAACAACAGCAACCCAGGGGCACGGCCACCAGCCCTGAGGGCCACTGCCCGACTGCCACAGAGGGCCTGCCCTGGGGACGGGCCGGAGGCTGCACGGCCAGCAGATAAGATCCAGATG GGACCCTGA